Proteins encoded together in one Bacteroides ovatus window:
- the argS gene encoding arginine--tRNA ligase — protein MKIEDKLVASVISGLKALYGQEVPEKMVQMQKTKKEFEGHLTLVVFPFLKMSKKGPEQTAQEIGGYLKANDPAVAAFNVIKGFLNLTIASATWIELLNEIQADEQYGLMQVTDASPLVMIEYSSPNTNKPLHLGHVRNNLLGNALANIVAANGNKVVKTNIVNDRGIHICKSMLAWKKYGNGETPETSGKKGDHLVGDYYVSFDKHYKAEVKELMAKFTAQGMSGDEAKAKAEAESPLMQEAREMLVKWEAGDPEVRGLWEMMNNWVYAGFDETYKKMGVSFDKIYYESNTYLEGKEKVMEGLEKGFFYKKEDGSVWADLTAEGLDHKLLLRGDGTSVYMTQDIGTAKLRFADYPINKMIYVVGNEQNYHFQVLSILLDKLGFEWGKSLVHFSYGMVELPEGKMKSREGTVVDADDLMEEMIATAKETSQELGKLDGLTQEEADDIARIVGLGALKYFILKVDARKNMTFNPKESIDFNGNTGPFIQYTYARIQSVLRKAAESGIVIPEQIPAGIELSEKEEGLIQMVADFAAVVKQAGEDYSPSIIANYTYDLVKEYNQFYHDYSILREENEAVKVFRIALSANVAKVVRLGMNLLGIEVPSRM, from the coding sequence ATGAAGATAGAAGATAAACTTGTAGCGTCCGTTATTAGTGGACTGAAAGCACTCTACGGTCAGGAAGTCCCTGAAAAGATGGTGCAAATGCAAAAAACAAAGAAAGAATTTGAAGGACATTTGACACTGGTCGTGTTCCCTTTTCTGAAGATGTCAAAAAAAGGACCGGAGCAAACAGCACAGGAAATCGGTGGATATCTGAAGGCAAACGATCCGGCTGTAGCAGCGTTTAATGTGATAAAAGGGTTCTTGAACCTGACTATTGCATCGGCTACATGGATTGAATTGCTGAACGAGATTCAGGCGGATGAACAGTACGGCTTAATGCAGGTCACTGACGCTTCTCCATTGGTGATGATTGAGTATTCTTCTCCGAATACAAACAAACCGCTTCACTTGGGACACGTGCGTAATAACCTTTTAGGCAACGCATTGGCTAACATTGTAGCGGCAAACGGCAATAAGGTAGTCAAAACAAATATTGTAAACGACCGTGGTATCCACATCTGTAAGTCCATGCTGGCATGGAAGAAATACGGAAACGGTGAAACTCCTGAAACTTCGGGTAAGAAGGGTGACCACCTGGTAGGTGATTATTATGTATCTTTCGATAAGCATTATAAAGCGGAAGTAAAAGAGCTGATGGCTAAATTTACAGCGCAGGGAATGAGTGGCGATGAAGCGAAAGCAAAGGCTGAAGCTGAATCTCCATTGATGCAGGAAGCCCGCGAAATGTTGGTGAAGTGGGAAGCCGGTGATCCGGAAGTACGCGGATTGTGGGAAATGATGAACAACTGGGTATATGCAGGATTCGACGAAACCTACAAGAAGATGGGGGTTAGCTTTGACAAGATCTATTATGAATCCAATACTTACCTCGAAGGAAAAGAAAAGGTAATGGAAGGTCTGGAAAAAGGTTTCTTCTACAAGAAAGAAGACGGTTCCGTATGGGCCGACCTAACTGCCGAAGGACTGGATCATAAGCTCCTTCTCCGTGGTGACGGTACTTCTGTCTACATGACTCAGGATATCGGTACGGCTAAACTTCGTTTTGCCGATTACCCGATTAATAAGATGATTTATGTAGTAGGTAACGAACAGAACTATCACTTCCAGGTGCTTTCTATCTTGCTCGATAAACTTGGTTTCGAATGGGGTAAGAGTCTGGTACACTTCTCTTACGGAATGGTGGAACTGCCGGAAGGTAAGATGAAATCCCGTGAGGGTACGGTAGTTGATGCTGACGACTTAATGGAGGAAATGATTGCCACTGCTAAAGAAACTTCACAAGAACTAGGCAAACTGGATGGTTTGACACAGGAAGAAGCTGATGATATTGCCCGTATTGTGGGTCTGGGAGCATTGAAATATTTCATTCTGAAAGTCGATGCCCGTAAGAATATGACATTCAATCCGAAAGAATCTATCGACTTCAATGGTAATACAGGTCCGTTTATTCAATATACTTATGCACGTATCCAGTCTGTACTTCGGAAAGCTGCCGAATCAGGTATCGTGATTCCTGAACAGATTCCGGCTGGTATTGAATTGAGTGAAAAGGAAGAAGGGCTGATTCAGATGGTTGCCGACTTTGCTGCTGTTGTAAAACAAGCCGGTGAAGATTACAGCCCGTCTATTATTGCTAATTATACTTATGACTTGGTGAAAGAATACAATCAGTTCTATCATGACTATAGTATTCTGCGCGAAGAGAATGAGGCGGTGAAAGTATTCCGTATCGCTCTGTCTGCTAATGTAGCTAAAGTTGTTCGCTTGGGAATGAATTTGCTGGGTATCGAAGTTCCTTCCAGAATGTAA
- a CDS encoding HU family DNA-binding protein, with product MNKSDLISAMAAEAQMSKADAKKALDAFITSVTNAMKAGDKVSLVGFGTFSVSERAERTGINPSTKATITIPAKKVAKFKAGAELSAAVE from the coding sequence ATGAATAAGTCTGATCTTATTAGCGCAATGGCTGCTGAAGCTCAAATGAGCAAAGCCGATGCAAAAAAAGCACTTGATGCTTTCATCACTTCAGTTACTAATGCTATGAAAGCTGGTGACAAAGTATCTCTCGTAGGTTTTGGTACTTTCTCAGTAAGCGAAAGAGCTGAAAGAACTGGTATTAACCCTTCTACAAAGGCAACTATTACTATTCCTGCTAAGAAAGTAGCTAAATTTAAAGCTGGTGCTGAATTATCTGCAGCTGTTGAATAA
- a CDS encoding rhomboid family intramembrane serine protease: MPTVTKNLIIINVLVFFGTIVAQRYGLDLTNYLGLHFFLASDFNPAQLITYMFMHGGFSHIFFNMFAVFMFGPILEQTWGPKRFLFYYILCGIGAGLIQEGVQYIQYVTELSHYAQVNIGTGVIPMEEYLNMMTTVGASGAVYAILLAFGMLFPNNRLFIFPLPFPIKAKFFVIGYAAIELWSGLANSAGDNVAHFAHLGGMLFGLILILYWRKKSNNNGTYYS; encoded by the coding sequence ATGCCAACTGTAACTAAAAACCTGATAATTATCAATGTACTAGTATTTTTCGGGACAATCGTAGCCCAACGTTACGGCCTGGATTTAACGAATTATCTGGGATTACATTTTTTCCTCGCAAGTGACTTTAATCCGGCACAGCTTATCACTTATATGTTCATGCACGGCGGATTCAGCCACATTTTCTTTAATATGTTTGCCGTTTTTATGTTCGGACCGATTCTCGAACAAACCTGGGGACCCAAACGTTTCCTCTTTTACTATATTCTCTGCGGTATCGGTGCGGGACTTATCCAGGAAGGGGTACAGTATATTCAATATGTAACGGAACTTAGCCACTACGCACAAGTGAATATAGGTACAGGTGTTATCCCAATGGAAGAGTATCTGAACATGATGACCACCGTAGGTGCTTCGGGAGCCGTTTACGCCATATTGCTGGCATTCGGTATGTTATTTCCCAATAACCGGTTGTTTATCTTCCCGCTGCCATTTCCTATCAAAGCGAAGTTCTTCGTTATAGGATACGCCGCGATTGAATTATGGTCAGGACTTGCCAATAGCGCCGGAGACAATGTCGCTCACTTTGCTCACCTGGGAGGAATGTTATTTGGATTGATCCTGATTTTGTATTGGAGAAAAAAAAGCAATAACAATGGGACATATTATAGCTGA
- a CDS encoding rhomboid family protein, protein MGHIIADLKETFRRGNIFIQLIYINVGIFLIGTLINVFLRLFEVSTPDIFGIFALPASFIGFIHQPWSLFTYMFMHAGILHILFNMLWLYWFGSLFLYFFSAKHLRGLYVLGGICGGLLYMVAYNVFPLFSSQVAGATLVGASASVLAIVAATAYREPNYRVQLFLFGAIRLKYLALVVIGIDVLSITSSNAGGHIAHLGGALAGLWFAASLSKGTDLTSWINWILDGFTSLFQKKTWKRKPKMKVHYGNSATGREKDYDYNAHKKAQSDEVDRILEKLKKSGYDSLTTEEKKSLFDASKR, encoded by the coding sequence ATGGGACATATTATAGCTGATTTAAAGGAGACATTCAGAAGAGGAAATATTTTCATCCAACTGATTTATATCAACGTAGGCATCTTTCTGATCGGCACGTTGATTAACGTTTTCTTGCGACTGTTTGAAGTAAGTACCCCCGATATATTCGGTATATTTGCCCTGCCGGCATCCTTTATCGGATTTATTCATCAGCCGTGGTCGTTATTTACTTATATGTTTATGCATGCCGGTATCCTGCATATTCTATTCAATATGCTTTGGCTGTATTGGTTCGGAAGTTTGTTTCTCTACTTTTTCTCGGCCAAGCATTTAAGAGGACTATATGTATTAGGAGGTATCTGTGGAGGTTTACTGTATATGGTTGCCTACAATGTATTTCCTTTATTCAGTTCGCAAGTGGCGGGTGCAACATTGGTAGGAGCATCAGCTTCCGTATTAGCCATCGTAGCTGCTACGGCTTATCGTGAACCAAATTACAGGGTGCAACTTTTTCTTTTCGGTGCTATCCGTCTCAAATATCTGGCACTGGTTGTTATCGGAATCGATGTATTATCCATCACCTCAAGTAATGCCGGAGGACATATCGCCCACCTGGGCGGTGCTCTTGCAGGACTTTGGTTTGCCGCCAGCCTAAGTAAAGGAACTGATTTGACTTCCTGGATCAACTGGATTCTGGATGGTTTCACCTCCTTGTTTCAAAAGAAAACATGGAAACGGAAACCGAAAATGAAGGTACACTATGGAAACAGTGCCACCGGTCGCGAGAAGGATTATGATTACAATGCTCACAAAAAAGCACAGTCTGATGAAGTGGACCGTATTTTGGAAAAACTAAAGAAATCCGGTTACGACAGTCTGACAACTGAAGAAAAGAAAAGCTTGTTCGACGCAAGCAAAAGATAA
- a CDS encoding endonuclease/exonuclease/phosphatase family protein has product MEHIGKFVAYLILAVNALFVGTLILSAYSPYLNPKINPLASSLGLAFPIFLTINLIFIGFWAFVNYRYALLPAIGFLICIPQIRTYIPFNSTTKTIPEGSIKILSYNVMSFNNLEKKDGKNPVLSYLVDSNADIICLQEYNTATNKKYLTEQDIKKALKAYPYQSVHQQGKGDVQLACFSKFPILSIHPIEYESNYNGSMKYVLNVNNDTLTLINNHLESNKLTKEDRGMYEDMIKDPNAKKVKTGLRQLIRKLAEASAIRATQADSVAKTIAESKYPTTIVCGDFNDGSISYTHRILTQKLDDAFTQSGKGLGISYNQNKFYFRIDNILISPNLKAYNCTVDRSIKASDHYPIWCYISKR; this is encoded by the coding sequence ATGGAACATATTGGCAAATTTGTCGCATATCTGATACTTGCTGTCAACGCTCTCTTCGTGGGAACGTTGATATTAAGCGCTTATAGCCCTTACCTTAACCCGAAAATAAATCCACTTGCTTCCAGCTTGGGACTTGCATTTCCGATATTCCTGACGATTAATCTGATTTTTATCGGCTTCTGGGCATTTGTCAATTACCGCTATGCGCTCTTGCCTGCCATCGGTTTTCTAATTTGTATTCCGCAGATACGGACTTATATTCCTTTTAACTCCACCACTAAAACCATACCGGAAGGAAGCATCAAAATCCTATCCTACAACGTAATGAGTTTCAACAATTTGGAGAAGAAAGATGGAAAAAACCCGGTATTGTCTTATCTTGTAGATAGTAACGCCGATATTATCTGTCTGCAAGAATATAACACCGCTACCAACAAGAAATACCTGACGGAACAGGACATTAAAAAAGCATTGAAAGCCTATCCTTACCAATCCGTCCACCAACAAGGGAAAGGAGATGTGCAACTTGCCTGTTTCTCCAAGTTCCCCATACTCTCGATACATCCCATCGAATATGAAAGTAATTATAACGGCTCCATGAAATATGTACTGAATGTGAATAACGACACTCTTACATTAATCAACAACCACCTGGAATCCAACAAGCTCACCAAAGAAGACAGAGGGATGTATGAGGATATGATTAAAGACCCGAATGCCAAGAAAGTAAAAACCGGACTTAGGCAATTAATAAGAAAACTGGCGGAAGCATCGGCTATCCGGGCTACACAAGCAGATTCTGTGGCTAAAACCATTGCAGAAAGTAAATATCCGACAACCATAGTATGCGGCGATTTCAACGACGGTTCTATCTCATATACCCATCGCATCCTGACTCAAAAACTAGACGATGCATTCACACAGTCCGGTAAAGGATTGGGTATTTCCTACAATCAGAACAAGTTCTATTTCCGCATAGACAATATCTTGATCAGCCCCAACCTGAAAGCCTACAATTGCACGGTAGACCGGTCTATCAAGGCATCAGACCATTACCCGATCTGGTGCTATATCAGTAAACGATAA
- a CDS encoding M3 family metallopeptidase: MIKKTLTILAVSCMMYSCATKTESNPFFTEFQTEYGVPSFDKIKLEHYEPAFLKGIEEQNQNIEAIIESPEIPTFENTIVALDNSAPILDRVSIIFFNMTDAETTDSLTALSIKLAPVLSEHNDNISLNGKLFKRVNDVYQKKDSLNLTSEQERLLDKTYKRFIRSGANLGEKDQARLREINKELSTLGITFSNNVLNENNAFQLFVDKEEDLAGLPEWFRQSAAEEAKAAGQPGKWLFTLHNASRLPFLQYSENRPLREQIYKAYINRGNNNDGNDNKENIRKIVSLRLEKANLLGFDCYANFVLDETMAKNANNVMSLLNNLWSYALPKAKAEATKLQKLMDKEGKGEKLEAWDWWYYTEKLRKEKYNLSEEDTKPYFKLENVRDGAFAVANKLYGITLSKLEGIPTYHPDVEVFEVKDADGSQLGIFYVDYFPRPGKSGGAWMSNYREQHGTTRPLVCNVCSFTKPVGDTPSLLTMDEVETLFHEFGHALHGLLTKCEYKGTSGTNVVRDFVELPSQINEHWATEPEVLKMYAKHYQTGEVIPDEIIEKILQQKTFNQGFMTTELLAAAILDMNLHTITDVKNLDMLAFEKEAMDKLNLIPEIAPRYRVTYFNHIIGGYAAGYYSYLWANVLDNDAFEAFKEHGIFDKNTADLFRHNVLEKGDSEDPMVLYKNFRGAEPSLEPLLKNRGMK; encoded by the coding sequence ATGATTAAAAAGACACTAACCATTTTAGCAGTAAGTTGTATGATGTACTCCTGTGCTACGAAAACAGAAAGCAATCCTTTCTTTACAGAGTTTCAAACCGAGTATGGTGTTCCTTCTTTCGACAAGATTAAATTAGAGCACTATGAACCTGCCTTTCTAAAAGGTATAGAAGAACAGAATCAAAATATCGAAGCCATCATCGAAAGCCCGGAAATTCCGACATTCGAAAATACGATTGTGGCTTTGGATAACAGCGCACCCATCTTAGACCGGGTAAGCATCATTTTCTTCAATATGACAGATGCGGAAACGACTGATTCGCTGACCGCACTTTCCATCAAACTGGCACCGGTTCTTTCGGAACATAATGACAATATCTCCCTGAATGGGAAACTATTCAAACGGGTGAACGATGTCTACCAAAAGAAAGATTCATTGAACCTGACGTCGGAACAAGAACGTCTGCTGGACAAGACTTATAAAAGATTTATCCGTTCCGGAGCGAACCTTGGCGAAAAGGACCAAGCTCGCCTCCGCGAAATCAACAAGGAGCTTTCTACACTTGGCATCACTTTCAGCAACAATGTGCTGAATGAGAATAATGCCTTCCAACTTTTCGTTGACAAGGAAGAAGATCTGGCAGGATTGCCTGAATGGTTCCGCCAAAGTGCGGCCGAAGAAGCGAAAGCAGCCGGACAACCGGGAAAATGGTTGTTCACCCTGCACAATGCCAGCCGTCTGCCTTTCCTGCAATATTCTGAAAATCGCCCGCTCCGGGAGCAAATATACAAAGCTTATATCAACCGCGGCAACAACAACGACGGGAACGATAACAAGGAAAACATCCGCAAGATCGTTTCTCTCCGCCTGGAAAAAGCGAACTTATTAGGTTTCGACTGTTATGCAAACTTCGTCCTGGATGAAACCATGGCAAAGAACGCCAACAACGTAATGAGCCTTTTAAATAACCTCTGGAGCTACGCACTGCCAAAAGCAAAAGCAGAAGCTACCAAACTTCAGAAATTAATGGATAAGGAAGGAAAAGGAGAAAAACTGGAAGCATGGGACTGGTGGTATTATACCGAAAAACTGCGGAAAGAAAAATACAACCTGTCTGAAGAGGATACAAAACCTTACTTCAAACTGGAGAATGTACGCGATGGTGCTTTCGCCGTAGCCAACAAATTATATGGCATCACCCTAAGCAAACTGGAAGGCATACCAACTTATCACCCTGATGTAGAAGTCTTTGAAGTGAAAGACGCAGACGGTTCCCAGCTCGGTATCTTCTATGTAGACTATTTCCCACGTCCCGGGAAAAGCGGTGGTGCATGGATGAGCAACTATCGTGAGCAACACGGAACAACCCGTCCATTGGTATGCAACGTTTGCAGCTTTACCAAGCCGGTAGGCGACACCCCCTCTTTATTGACCATGGATGAAGTGGAAACCCTGTTTCACGAATTTGGTCACGCCCTGCACGGACTGCTGACAAAATGCGAATACAAAGGAACATCGGGAACCAACGTGGTACGCGACTTTGTAGAGCTTCCTTCTCAAATCAACGAACACTGGGCGACTGAACCCGAAGTGCTGAAAATGTATGCCAAACATTATCAGACAGGAGAAGTGATACCCGACGAAATCATCGAGAAGATACTGCAACAGAAAACTTTCAACCAGGGCTTCATGACCACCGAATTACTGGCCGCCGCCATCCTCGACATGAACCTGCACACGATAACAGATGTAAAGAATCTGGATATGCTTGCATTCGAAAAAGAAGCGATGGACAAGCTTAACTTGATTCCCGAAATAGCACCGCGTTATCGCGTGACTTACTTTAATCATATCATTGGCGGATACGCAGCCGGATACTATAGTTACCTATGGGCCAACGTATTGGACAATGATGCTTTCGAAGCTTTCAAAGAACATGGTATTTTTGATAAAAACACCGCCGACCTGTTCCGCCATAACGTATTGGAGAAGGGAGACAGCGAAGACCCGATGGTGCTTTATAAGAATTTCCGTGGAGCGGAACCAAGCCTGGAACCACTACTGAAAAACAGAGGAATGAAATAA
- the secDF gene encoding protein translocase subunit SecDF, which produces MQNKGFVKVFAVLLTLVCVFYLSFSFVTRHYTNKAKEIANGDPKVEQDYLDSLSNEKVWLGNWTLKQCREMEISLGLDLKGGMNVILEVSVPDVIKALADNKPDEAFNNALAEAAKQAVNSQDDIITLFVREYHKAAPNAKLSELFATQQLKDKVNQKSSDAEVEKVLRAEVKAAVENSYNVLRTRIDRFGVVQPNIQSLEDKMGRIMVELPGIKEPERVRKLLQGSANLEFWETYTAKEVLPAMQSADAKLRAVLAQETDADSTAVDSTKEAPLAEATPAKKSVSAADSLAAALKGDATTTEDNSTANLAEIKKQYPLLAILQLNSSGQGPVIGYANYKDTADINKYLAMPEVKAELPKDLRLKWGVSPSEFDKKGQTFELYAIKSTERNGKAPLEGDVVTDAKDEFDQYSKPAVSMTMNSDGARRWAQLTKQNIGRSIAIVLDNYVYSAPNVNSEITGGRSQITGHFTPEQAKDLANVLKSGKMPAPAHIVQEDIVGPSLGQESINAGVFSFVVALILLMIYMCMMYGFIPGMIANGALFLNFFFVLGVLSSFQAALTMSGIAGMVLSLGMAVDANVLIYERTKEELRAGKGVKKALADGYSNAFSAIFDSNLTSIITGIILFNFGTGPIRGFATTLIIGILVSFFTAVFMTRIVYEHFMNKDKLLNLTFTTPVSRNLMTNTRFDFMGTNKKSLIITVAIILVCIGSFAMRGLSQSIDFTGGRNFKVQFENPVEPEQIRELISSKFGDANVSVIAIGTDKKTVRISTNYRIEDAGNDVDSQIEAYLYETLKPVLTQNITLATFIDRDNHTGGSIVSSQKVGPSIADDIKTGAIYSVVLALIAIGLYILIRFRNIAYSIGSIVALSCDTIMIIGAYSLLWGIVPFSLEIDQTFIGAILTAIGYSINDKVVIFDRVREFFGLYPKRDKRQLFNDSLNTTLARTINTSLSTLIVLLCIFILGGDSIRSFAFAMILGVVIGTLSSLFIASPIAYNMMKNKKVVVPATEE; this is translated from the coding sequence ATGCAAAACAAAGGATTTGTAAAGGTTTTTGCGGTATTACTCACACTGGTATGTGTGTTCTATCTCTCCTTCTCCTTCGTAACACGCCATTATACCAACAAGGCGAAAGAAATTGCGAACGGCGACCCGAAAGTGGAACAAGACTACCTCGACTCTCTCTCCAATGAGAAAGTGTGGTTGGGTAACTGGACGCTGAAACAATGTCGTGAGATGGAGATTAGTTTAGGTTTGGACCTAAAAGGTGGTATGAACGTTATCCTTGAAGTTTCTGTACCTGATGTTATCAAAGCACTGGCTGACAACAAGCCGGATGAAGCTTTCAACAATGCATTGGCAGAAGCTGCAAAACAGGCTGTAAACAGCCAGGATGATATCATCACGCTATTTGTCAGAGAATACCACAAAGCTGCTCCTAACGCAAAACTTTCCGAACTCTTCGCAACACAACAGTTGAAAGACAAAGTTAACCAGAAATCATCGGATGCAGAAGTTGAAAAAGTATTGAGAGCAGAAGTAAAAGCTGCTGTTGAAAACTCATATAACGTACTTCGTACACGTATCGACCGTTTCGGTGTTGTTCAGCCGAATATCCAGAGCCTGGAAGACAAAATGGGTCGTATCATGGTGGAATTGCCGGGTATCAAAGAGCCGGAACGTGTGAGAAAACTTCTCCAAGGTTCTGCTAACCTAGAATTCTGGGAAACTTATACAGCTAAAGAAGTTCTTCCTGCCATGCAATCTGCTGATGCTAAATTGCGTGCTGTATTAGCGCAGGAGACAGATGCAGACTCTACCGCTGTAGATTCCACCAAAGAAGCTCCGCTTGCAGAAGCTACTCCGGCCAAGAAAAGCGTAAGTGCTGCCGACAGTCTTGCTGCTGCCCTGAAAGGAGATGCTACAACTACTGAAGATAATTCAACAGCTAACCTGGCAGAAATTAAAAAGCAATACCCTCTGTTGGCTATCCTGCAGTTGAACTCTAGCGGACAAGGTCCTGTGATCGGTTACGCTAACTACAAAGACACTGCTGATATCAACAAATATCTGGCTATGCCGGAAGTTAAAGCAGAACTCCCGAAAGACCTTCGTTTGAAATGGGGTGTTTCTCCTTCTGAATTTGACAAGAAAGGACAGACGTTCGAATTATATGCTATCAAGTCTACCGAACGCAACGGTAAAGCTCCGTTGGAAGGTGATGTAGTAACAGACGCGAAAGATGAATTTGACCAATACAGCAAACCGGCTGTCAGCATGACAATGAACTCTGACGGTGCACGTCGTTGGGCACAGCTGACCAAACAGAACATCGGTCGTTCTATCGCTATCGTTCTTGACAACTATGTATATTCTGCACCAAACGTAAACTCTGAAATCACAGGTGGACGTTCACAGATTACAGGTCATTTCACTCCTGAACAGGCAAAGGACTTAGCAAACGTATTGAAATCAGGTAAGATGCCGGCTCCGGCTCACATCGTACAGGAAGATATCGTTGGTCCGTCATTGGGTCAGGAATCTATCAATGCAGGTGTATTCTCATTCGTAGTGGCTCTGATTCTGTTGATGATCTATATGTGTATGATGTACGGCTTCATACCGGGTATGATTGCCAATGGTGCATTGTTCCTGAACTTCTTCTTCGTATTAGGTGTCCTCTCCTCCTTCCAGGCAGCATTGACAATGTCCGGTATTGCCGGTATGGTGTTGTCACTAGGTATGGCAGTGGATGCGAACGTACTTATCTACGAACGTACAAAAGAAGAACTTCGTGCCGGTAAAGGTGTGAAGAAAGCACTTGCTGACGGTTATTCCAACGCATTCTCCGCTATCTTCGACTCGAACCTGACATCCATCATCACAGGTATCATTCTGTTTAACTTCGGTACCGGTCCGATCCGTGGTTTTGCTACGACATTGATTATCGGTATTCTAGTATCCTTCTTCACCGCTGTGTTCATGACCCGTATAGTTTACGAACACTTCATGAACAAGGACAAACTATTGAACCTTACATTCACAACCCCTGTTTCAAGAAACTTGATGACCAACACACGTTTTGATTTTATGGGAACAAACAAAAAATCCCTTATCATCACTGTAGCCATCATCCTCGTTTGTATCGGTTCATTTGCCATGCGCGGTTTAAGCCAGAGTATCGACTTTACCGGTGGACGTAACTTCAAGGTACAGTTCGAGAATCCGGTAGAACCCGAACAGATTCGTGAATTGATCTCCAGCAAGTTCGGTGATGCTAACGTTAGTGTTATCGCTATCGGTACAGATAAGAAAACTGTACGTATCAGCACCAACTACCGTATTGAAGATGCAGGAAACGATGTTGACTCTCAAATCGAAGCATATTTATATGAGACTTTGAAACCTGTGCTGACTCAAAACATCACTCTAGCTACCTTTATCGACCGTGACAATCACACTGGTGGTAGTATTGTAAGTTCTCAAAAAGTGGGTCCGAGTATCGCAGACGATATCAAAACAGGTGCCATCTATTCCGTAGTACTGGCTTTGATCGCTATCGGTCTGTATATCTTAATCCGTTTCCGTAACATCGCATATAGTATTGGCTCTATTGTAGCTCTATCATGCGATACCATCATGATTATCGGTGCTTACTCATTGTTATGGGGTATCGTTCCATTCTCACTGGAAATTGACCAAACGTTTATCGGTGCTATCCTGACAGCTATCGGTTACTCTATCAATGACAAGGTGGTAATCTTCGACCGTGTACGTGAATTCTTCGGCCTGTATCCAAAACGTGACAAACGTCAGTTGTTCAATGATTCATTGAATACTACACTTGCACGTACTATCAATACATCATTAAGTACATTGATCGTATTGCTGTGTATCTTCATCCTTGGCGGTGATTCAATCCGCAGCTTTGCATTCGCAATGATCTTGGGTGTTGTTATCGGTACATTGTCATCACTGTTCATTGCATCTCCGATTGCATACAACATGATGAAGAACAAAAAAGTCGTAGTACCAGCTACGGAAGAATAA